A region from the Eleginops maclovinus isolate JMC-PN-2008 ecotype Puerto Natales chromosome 17, JC_Emac_rtc_rv5, whole genome shotgun sequence genome encodes:
- the LOC134879018 gene encoding E3 ubiquitin-protein ligase TRIM68-like: MVTLKEELWSILQHLKENEFKQFKWLLEAEDIPVCRLENADRTDTVDLMVQQHQGPGALELTTKILEKISRNDLMEVLVQTRSRWKELNNREKAKLAKTKADINLMIQERQKRIGDISRSSEISSQSAERHIADSRRVFAVLKQSVETSLDNLIEDIEKKRDTSRKEAEGFIRELEKEISELTKRCAEVETLSRTEDHHDFLHSVPPLHGIPFTKSWKEICVTPPLYGRSVEKSINELEDLLKKEKVKLIVKVQLRRVQQFAKDVTLDPDTANPRLVLSEDGKTVHCGDVKKNLPDNPDRFNTAANVLGKQSFSSGRFYYEVLVKGKSSWDLGVVKGSIDRKGSIFASPQNGYWTICLREGYKYKASAVNLSVKRQPERVGVFVDYEKHSVFFYDVDSADVIHKFTHCSFTEKLFPFFSPSPHYNCTNSAPLIILPVDYSE; the protein is encoded by the exons ATGGTGACACTGAAAGAGGAGCTGTGGAGTATTCTGcagcatttaaaagaaaacgagTTTAAGCAATTCAAATGGCTCCTGGAGGCGGAGGACATCCCGGTGTGTCGGTTGGAGAACGCGGACCGGACGGACACGGTGGATCTGATGGTGCAACAACACCAGGGTCCTGGAGCTCTGGAGTTAACCACCAAGATTTTAGAAAAGATCAGCAGGAACGATCTGATGGAGGTTTTGGTTCAAACCAGGTCCAGATGGAAAG AGCTCAATAACCGTGAGAAGGCCAAGCTGGCGAAGACAAAGGCTGATATCAATCTGATGATCCaggagagacagaagaggatCGGGGATATCAGTCGCTCGTCAGAGATCAGCAGCCAATCTGCTGAGAGACATATCGCAGACAGCAGGCGGGTCTTTGCTGTTTTGAAGCAGTCTGTCGAGACAAGTCTAGACAATCTCATCGAGGACATTGAAAAAAAGCGGGATACGTCGAGGAAAGAGGCAGAGGGATTCATCCGAGAGCTCGAGAAAGAAATCTCTGAGCTAACAAAAAGGTGTGCTGAGGTGGAGACGCTCTCACGCACTGAAGACCACCATGACTTCCTGCACAGCGTCCCACCCCTGCATGGTATTCCATTCACCAAGAGCTGGAAGGAAATCTGTGTCACTCCGCCATTGTACGGGAGAAGTGTGGAAAAATCTATTAATGAGCTGGAGGACTTACTCAAGAAAGAGAAGGTGAAATTGATTGTGAAGGTCCAGCTGAGAAGAGTCCAGCAGTTTGCAAAGGACGTGACTCTAGATCCTGACACAGCGAACCCCCGCCTCGTTTTATCTGAAGACGGGAAAACAGTCCACTGTGgggatgtaaaaaaaaaccttcctgACAACCCGGACAGATTTAATACTGCTGCAAACGTCTTGGGAAAGCAGAGTTTCTCTTCAGGAAGATTTTACTATGAGGTTCTGGTAAAAGGGAAGTCTTCGTGGGATTTAGGCGTCGTCAAAGGGTCGATCGACAGGAAGGGGTCGATCTTTGCAAGCCCCCAGAATGGCTACTGGACAATATGTTTAAGGGAAGGGTATAAGTACAAAGCCTCTGCCGTCAATCTCAGTGTGAAACGTCAGCCGGAGAGGGTGGGCGTATTTGTGGATTATGAGAAGCATTCAGTCTTCTTTTATGACGTAGATTCTGCAGACGTTATCCATAAATTTACTCACTGTTCCTTCACTGAGAAACTCTTccccttctttagtcccagtCCTCATTACAACTGTACAAACTCTGCACCTCTAATAATCCTGCCTGTCGATTACAGTGAGTAG
- the dyrk2 gene encoding LOW QUALITY PROTEIN: dual specificity tyrosine-phosphorylation-regulated kinase 2 (The sequence of the model RefSeq protein was modified relative to this genomic sequence to represent the inferred CDS: inserted 2 bases in 1 codon), producing MLTKKPGTSVLPTGKAGEPVYSPGHSGSQTTSPVALPRLRNSNHNALTGGSKAVMSEAVQLSSQVHVTQLYEENSNKRPVLTSQPNGLNPLGSSRPGPPDRSDGPXPHCRQGSAASNKSADGKPKPPAALSPDQAMKQFMAKMSTLEHHEVFSYPEVYFVGPNAKKRSGVLGGANNGGYDDDQGSYIHVPHDHISYRYEVLKVIGKGSFGQVVKAFDHKSQNHVALKMVRNEKRFHRQAAEEIRILEHLRKQDKDSSMNVIHMLENFTFRNHICMTFELLSMNLYELIKKNKFQGFSLPLVRKFAHSILQCLDALHKNRIIHCDLKPENILLKQQGRSGIKVIDFGSSCYEHQRVYTYIQSRFYRAPEVILGSRYGMPIDMWSLGCILSELLTGYPLLPGEDEADQLACIMELLGMPGQKLLDASKRAKNFVSSKGYPRYCTVTTLPDGTAVLNAGRSRRGKVRGTPGSKEFSTALKGCDDPLFLDFLKQCLEWDPALRMTPSQALRHPWLRRRLPKPPTGTTDKTTSSKGAITSISKLATTTSSTTTSTSSSSKTRTNLAAITDANGNIQPRTVLPKLVS from the exons ATGTTAACCAAGAAGCCCGGAACCTCGGTCCTCCCGACGG GCAAAGCGGGCGAGCCGGTCTACTCTCCGGGTCACAGTGGCTCTCAGACAACGTCGCCTGTCGCCCTGCCGCGACTTCGCAACAGCAACCACAACGCCCTGACG gGAGGCTCTAAAGCCGTGATGTCGGAGGCCGTCCAGCTGTCCTCTCAGGTCCACGTCACGCAGCTGTATGAGGAGAACAGCAACAAGCGCCCGGTGCTGACGTCGCAGCCCAACGGTCTGAATCCTCTCGGCTCCTCGAGGCCTGGCCCGCCCGACCGATCCGACGGCCC CCCCCACTGCCGGCAGGGCAGCGCCGCCTCTAACAAGTCGGCCGACGGGAAGCCAAAGCCGCCCGCCGCTCTGAGCCCGGATCAGGCCATGAAGCAGTTCATGGCCAAGATGTCGACGCTGGAGCACCACGAGGTGTTCAGCTACCCCGAGG TGTATTTCGTCGGCCCGAACGCAAAGAAGAGGTCGGGGGTTTTGGGCGGCGCCAACAACGGCGGCTACGACGACGATCAGGGATCCTATATCCACGTTCCCCACGACCACATCTCCTACCGCTACGAAGTCCTGAAGGTCATCGGCAAGGGCAGCTTTGGACAG gtggTGAAGGCCTTCGACCACAAGTCTCAGAACCACGTGGCGCTGAAGATGGTTCGCAACGAGAAGCGTTTCCACCGGCAGGCGGCGGAGGAGATCCGCATCCTTGAGCACCTGAGGAAGCAGGACAAGGACTCGAGCATGAATGTGATCCACATGCTGGAGAACTTCACCTTCAGGAACCACATCTGCATGACCTTCGAACTGCTCAGCATGAACCTGTACGAGCTCATCAAGAAGAACAAGTTCCAGGGCTTCAGCCTCCCGCTGGTCAGGAAGTTCGCCCACTCCATCCTGCAGTGTCTGGACGCGCTGCACAAGAACCGCATCATCCACTGCGACCTGAAGCCCGAGAACATCCTGCTGAAGCAGCAGGGCCGCAGCGGCATCAAG GTCATAGATTTTGGATCGAGCTGTTACGAACATCAGAGAGTTTACACCTACATCCAGTCCCGGTTCTACAGAGCGCCGGAGGTCATCCTAG GCTCACGGTACGGCATGCCGATCGACATGTGGTCTCTGGGCTGCATCCTGTCGGAGCTGCTGACGGGTTACCCTCTGCTGCCGGGCGAGGACGAGGCCGACCAGCTGGCCTGCATCATGGAGCTGCTCGGCATGCCGGGCCAGAAGCTGCTGGACGCCTCCAAGAGGGCTAAGAACTTTGTGTCGTCCAAAGGCTACCCGCGGTACTGCACCGTCACCACGCTGCCCGACGGCACCGCGGTGCTCAACGCCGGTCGATCACGGCGGGGAAAAGTCCGCGGCACGCCGGGCAGCAAGGAGTTCAGCACCGCGCTGAAGGGCTGCGACGACCCGCTGTTCCTGGACTTCCTCAAACAGTGTTTGGAGTGGGACCCGGCGCTCCGGATGACACCGAGCCAGGCGCTGCGTCACCCGTGGCTCCGGAGGCGTCTCCCGAAGCCGCCGACAGGAACCACAGATAAGACGACTTCCTCCAAAGGCGCCATCACCTCCATTTCCAAGCTCGCCACaaccacctcctccaccaccacctccacctcctcctcctccaaaacCAGGACTAACTTGGCGGCGATCACCGACGCCAACGGGAACATCCAGCCGCGGACGGTGCTGCCGAAGCTGGTCAGCTGA